A genome region from Hevea brasiliensis isolate MT/VB/25A 57/8 chromosome 7, ASM3005281v1, whole genome shotgun sequence includes the following:
- the LOC110649551 gene encoding LOW QUALITY PROTEIN: (S)-hydroxynitrile lyase-like (The sequence of the model RefSeq protein was modified relative to this genomic sequence to represent the inferred CDS: inserted 1 base in 1 codon) encodes MAVAHFVLLHTICHGAWVWHKLKPVLEAAGHKVTALDLVASGIDLRIIEQVGSFDAYSEPLLNFLETIPEGEKVILVGESCGGINVAIACDKYTDKIAAAVFHNSLMPDTVHSPSYVLDKFMEVFPDWKDSVFESYTNEXDTITTVKLGTYLKENYIYTDCHPEDLELAKMSTRKGSTFREILAKREFFTKKGYGSIKKVYIYGDEDKIMTEDFHQWQIQNYKPEKLYVVPGGGHKLMLSRVNDLFTILQEVADTYVYL; translated from the exons gttcttctccataccatatgCCATGGTGCGTGGGTTTGGCACAAGCTCAAACCCGTGCTCGAGGCAGCTGGCCATAAGGTCACTGCATTGGACCTTGTCGCCAGTGGTATTGACCTTAGGATAATTGAGCAAGTTGGCTCATTTGATGCCTACTCTGAACCATTGTTGAATTTCTTGGAAACAATCCCTGAAGGAGAAAAGGTAATTCTTGTTGGCGAGAGCTGTGGAGGCATTAATGTTGCTATTGCTTGCGATAAATACACAGACAAGATTGCAGCTGCCGTTTTTCATAATTCACTAATGCCAGACACCGTTCATAGCCCATCTTATGTTCTGGATAAG TTTATGGAGGTCTTTCCGGATTGGAAGGACAGTGTATTTGAATCATACACCAATG ACGACACCATAACCACAGTGAAATTAGGCACCTATCTTAAGGAGAATTATATTTATACGGATTGTCATCCTGAG GATCTTGAATTGGCGAAAATGTCAACAAGGAAGGGATCAACATTTCGAGAAATTTTAGCCAAACGAGAATTCTTCACAAAGAAAGGTTATGGATCGATTAAGAAAGTTTATATCTATGGCGACGAGGACAAAATAATGACTGAAGATTTTCATCAATGGCAAATACAAAACTATAAACCAGAAAAGCTTTATGTAGTCCCCGGTGGAGGTCACAAGCTGATGCTTTCAAGGGTTAATGACCTCTTTACTATTCTCCAAGAGGTGGCTGATACATATGTTTATCTTTGA